The following proteins are encoded in a genomic region of Macrobrachium rosenbergii isolate ZJJX-2024 chromosome 31, ASM4041242v1, whole genome shotgun sequence:
- the LOC136855307 gene encoding uncharacterized protein, with translation MPSFEDAINQLKSTLKSSQAHSTFQNNQSQDNLDIYSKPKLNNKSTVPITDFNNIPQFAEPETAELITIDPSQSFVSFNIINPPSYYITTHSVTNASSRLTFSEPEYDRYYLNTDTLKKPSSSDSQAHSNAKVSNTSHSHSKHSSSSKSHSSSKHSSKDRESKSSSHSHSNSKSHSSSHSHGESKSSATAHSDSSTKHSKSSNKEHSESSSKHSKSSNKEHSESGTKHSKSEGHSSHKSSSSHSHGSKSSKSKSGHHRSHSSGKSHSHSHSHSSKHHHSKSDPSHSRSHESASHTQTLPNPKTSQSKTSPGSSKSLNIPVTTQPSTSPSNTLPKTSSSSQHSLHTPKSVQPKTSPNASRSPSSYSTGQPEASTSATPALPTPPSPTDVPNVRALINFYENSLYSLASMNTPISLTARNAPSSQFPSSRNDGEDQDDRYSRPHSSSNSRRRANDAPRPIVPLNAHPHPLAALNTPTSHPRRAH, from the coding sequence ATGCCAAGCTTTGAGGATGCAATTAATCAGCTGAAATCTACTTTGAAAAGCAGTCAAGCTCACTCAACATTCCAAAATAACCAGTCACAGGATAATCTTGATATATATAGCAAACCAAAACTCAACAATAAAAGCACTGTGCCAATTACAGATTTTAATAACATTCCTCAGTTTGCTGAACCTGAGACAGCTGAGCTGATTACGATAGATCCAAGTCAGTCGTTTGTAAGTTTTAACATTATAAATCCTCCATCATATTACATTACAACTCATTCAGTTACAAATGCAAGTAGTAGGTTAACCTTTTCAGAACCTGAGTACGATAGATATTATCTTAACACTGACACTCTTAAAAAGCCTAGTTCTAGTGATTCTCAAGCTCATAGTAATGCCAAAGTTTCTAACACTAGCCATTCACATAGTAAACATTCCAGTTCCTCGAAGTCCCATTCCAGTTCCAAACACTCTAGTAAGGATAGAGAGAGCAAATCTTCAAGCCATTCCCACTCTAATTCTAAGTCCCACTCCAGTAGCCACTCCCATGGAGAATCTAAATCTTCTGCCACAGCACATTCTGATTCAAGTACTAAACACTCAAAATCCTCAAACAAGGAACACTCTGAGTCTAGTTCTAAGCACTCTAAATCTTCAAATAAGGAACACTCTGAATCTGGCACTAAACATTCTAAGTCTGAGGGCCATTCTAGTCACAAATCTTCAAGTTCTCACTCTCACGGCTCTAAGTCTTCTAAATCAAAATCAGGCCATCACCGCTCTCACAGCAGTGGTAAAAGTCATTCCCACAGCCATTCGCACAGCTCAAAACACCATCACTCAAAGTCAGACCCAAGTCACAGTCGCTCTCATGAGAGTGCTAGTCATACTCAGACCCTGCCAAACCCTAAAACCAGTCAGTCAAAGACTAGCCCAGGGTCTAGCAAGTCTCTTAACATCCCAGTTACCACACAGCCATCAACTAGTCCAAGCAATACATTACCCAAAACTAGCTCTAGCTCACAACATTCCTTGCACACGCCAAAATCTGTCCAGCCAAAAACGAGTCCGAATGCAAGCAGGTCCCCATCTAGTTATAGCACAGGCCAACCAGAGGCAAGCACTAGTGCTACACCGGCACTCCCAACTCCCCCATCCCCCACCGATGTCCCCAACGTACGGGCCCTAATCAATTTCTACGAAAACAGTCTATATTCTTTAGCTTCCATGAACACCCCAATCTCCCTCACCGCTCGCAACGCTCCTAGCTCTCAGTTCCCATCGAGTCGCAATGATGGAGAAGACCAAGATGATCGGTATTCTCGTCCTCACTCATCCAGCAACTCACGAAGAAGGGCAAACGACGCTCCTCGGCCGATAGTTCCCTTAAACGCCCACCCTCATCCATTGGCTGCCCTCAATACACCCACTAGTCATCCACGCCGGGCCCATTAG